The following are from one region of the Mycolicibacterium diernhoferi genome:
- a CDS encoding DNA-directed RNA polymerase subunit beta' codes for MLDVNFFDELRIGLATADDIRNWSFGEVKKPETINYRTLKPEKDGLFCEKIFGPTRDWECYCGKYKRVRFKGIICERCGVEVTRAKVRRERMGHIELAAPVTHIWYFKGVPSRLGYLLDLAPKDLEKIIYFAAYVITAVDTDMRHNELSTLEAEMVVEKKAVEAQRDADLEARAQKLEADLAELERDGAKSDVRRKVRDGGEREMRQLRDRAQRELDRLDEIWTTFTKLAPKQLIVDEVLYRELVDRYGEYFEGSMGAESIKKLIETFDIDAEAESLRDTIKNGKGQKKLRALKRLKVVAAFQMNRNSPMGMVLDAVPVIPPELRPMVQLDGGRFATSDLNDLYRRVINRNNRLKRLIDLGAPEIIVNNEKRMLQESVDALFDNGRRGRPVTGPGNRPLKSLSDLLKGKQGRFRQNLLGKRVDYSGRSVIVVGPQLKLHQCGLPKLMALELFKPFVMKRLVDLNHAQNIKSAKRMVERQRPQVWDVLEEVIAEHPVLLNRAPTLHRLGIQAFEPQLVEGKAIQLHPLVCEAFNADFDGDQMAVHLPLSAEAQAEARILMLSSNNILSPASGRPLAMPRLDMVTGLYFLTTEIAGDTGEYTPAATDQPETGVYSSPAEAIMAMDRGSLSVRAKIKVRLTTQRPPADIEAERFPEGWNFGDAWIADTTLGRVLFNELLPKGYPFVNAQMFKKAQAAIINDLAERYPMIVVAQTVDKLKDAGFHWATRSGVTVSMADVLVPPQKAEILERYESEADAIEKQYQRGKLNHVERNGELVKIWQQATEEVGKALEAYYPEDNPIITIVKSGATGNLTQTRTLAGMKGLVTNPKGEYIPRPIKSSFREGLTVLEYFINTHGARKGLADTALRTADSGYLTRRLVDVSQDVIVRETDCETERGINVTLAEKQDDGTLVRDQHIETSAYARTLATDAVDESGNVVVARGHDLGDPAIDALLAAGITEVKVRSVLTCTTGTGVCAMCYGRSMATGKLVDIGEAVGIVAAQSIGEPGTQLTMRTFHQGGVTGGADIVGGLPRVQELFEARVPKNKAPIADVTGRVQLEETDKFYKITIVPDDGGEEVVYDKLTRRQRLKVFKHEDGTERLLSDGDHVEVGQQLMEGAADPHEVLRVQGPREVQIHLVREVQEVYRAQGVSIHDKHIEVIVRQMLRRVTIIDSGATEFLPGSLTERAEFETANRRVVAEGNEPAAGRPVLMGITKASLATDSWLSAASFQETTRVLTDAAINCRSDKLQGLKENVIIGKLIPAGTGINRYRHIQVQPTEEARAAAYTIPSYEDQYYSPDFGQNTGAAVPLDDYGYSDYR; via the coding sequence GTGCTAGACGTCAACTTCTTCGATGAACTCCGCATCGGTCTCGCGACCGCGGACGACATCCGCAACTGGTCCTTCGGCGAGGTCAAGAAGCCGGAGACCATCAACTACCGCACGCTCAAGCCCGAGAAGGACGGCCTGTTCTGCGAGAAGATCTTCGGACCTACTCGCGACTGGGAGTGCTACTGCGGCAAGTACAAGCGCGTGCGCTTCAAGGGCATCATCTGTGAGCGCTGCGGCGTCGAGGTGACCCGCGCCAAGGTGCGCCGTGAGCGGATGGGCCACATCGAGCTGGCCGCACCCGTCACCCACATCTGGTACTTCAAGGGCGTCCCGTCGCGCTTGGGCTACCTGCTCGACCTGGCCCCGAAGGATCTGGAAAAGATCATCTACTTCGCGGCCTACGTGATCACCGCGGTCGACACGGACATGCGCCACAACGAGCTGTCCACGCTGGAAGCCGAAATGGTCGTCGAGAAGAAGGCCGTCGAGGCCCAGCGCGACGCCGACCTTGAGGCCCGGGCGCAGAAGCTCGAAGCCGACCTGGCCGAGCTGGAGCGCGACGGCGCCAAGTCCGACGTGCGCCGCAAGGTGCGCGACGGTGGCGAGCGTGAGATGCGTCAGCTGCGTGACCGCGCCCAGCGCGAGCTGGACCGGCTCGACGAGATCTGGACCACCTTCACCAAGCTGGCTCCCAAGCAGCTCATCGTGGACGAGGTGCTCTACCGCGAGCTCGTCGACCGCTACGGCGAGTACTTCGAGGGCTCCATGGGCGCCGAGTCGATCAAGAAGCTCATCGAGACCTTCGACATCGACGCCGAGGCCGAGTCGCTGCGCGACACCATCAAGAACGGCAAGGGCCAGAAGAAGCTGCGTGCGCTCAAGCGGCTCAAGGTCGTTGCGGCGTTCCAGATGAACCGCAACTCGCCGATGGGCATGGTGCTCGACGCCGTTCCGGTGATCCCGCCGGAGCTGCGCCCGATGGTTCAGCTCGACGGTGGCCGCTTCGCGACGTCCGACCTCAACGATCTGTACCGCCGCGTCATCAACCGCAACAACCGACTCAAGCGACTGATCGATCTGGGCGCGCCCGAGATCATCGTCAACAACGAGAAGCGCATGCTTCAGGAGTCGGTGGACGCGCTGTTCGACAACGGCCGTCGTGGCCGGCCGGTCACCGGCCCGGGCAACCGTCCGCTCAAGTCGCTGTCGGATCTGCTCAAGGGCAAGCAGGGTCGCTTCCGTCAGAACCTGCTCGGTAAGCGCGTCGACTACTCGGGCCGTTCGGTCATCGTCGTCGGCCCGCAGCTGAAGCTGCACCAGTGCGGTCTGCCCAAGCTGATGGCACTCGAACTGTTCAAGCCGTTCGTGATGAAGCGTCTGGTCGACCTGAACCACGCGCAGAACATCAAGAGCGCCAAGCGCATGGTGGAACGTCAGCGTCCCCAGGTGTGGGATGTCCTCGAAGAGGTCATCGCCGAGCACCCGGTGCTGCTGAACCGTGCACCTACGCTGCACCGCCTGGGTATCCAGGCCTTCGAGCCGCAGCTGGTGGAGGGCAAGGCTATCCAGCTGCACCCGCTGGTGTGTGAGGCGTTCAACGCCGACTTCGACGGTGACCAGATGGCCGTGCACCTCCCGCTGTCCGCGGAGGCGCAGGCCGAGGCTCGCATCCTGATGCTGTCGTCGAACAACATCCTGTCTCCCGCGTCGGGCCGCCCGCTGGCCATGCCGCGTCTGGACATGGTGACCGGTCTGTACTTCCTGACCACCGAGATCGCCGGTGACACAGGCGAGTACACCCCGGCCGCCACGGATCAGCCGGAGACCGGCGTCTACAGCAGCCCGGCCGAGGCCATCATGGCCATGGACCGTGGTTCGCTGAGCGTGCGCGCCAAGATCAAGGTGCGGCTGACCACCCAGCGTCCGCCGGCCGACATCGAGGCCGAGCGCTTCCCCGAGGGCTGGAACTTCGGCGACGCCTGGATCGCGGACACCACGCTGGGCCGCGTGCTCTTCAACGAGCTGCTGCCCAAGGGCTACCCGTTCGTCAACGCGCAGATGTTCAAGAAGGCGCAGGCCGCGATCATCAACGATCTCGCCGAGCGTTACCCGATGATCGTCGTCGCGCAGACCGTGGACAAGCTCAAGGACGCCGGCTTCCACTGGGCCACCCGTTCGGGTGTCACCGTCTCGATGGCCGACGTGCTCGTGCCGCCGCAGAAGGCGGAGATCCTGGAGCGCTACGAGAGCGAAGCCGACGCGATCGAGAAGCAGTACCAGCGCGGCAAGCTCAACCATGTCGAGCGCAACGGCGAACTGGTGAAGATCTGGCAGCAGGCCACCGAAGAGGTGGGTAAGGCCCTGGAGGCCTACTACCCCGAGGACAACCCGATCATCACGATCGTGAAGTCCGGTGCCACGGGCAACCTGACCCAGACGCGCACCCTCGCAGGCATGAAGGGTCTGGTCACCAACCCGAAGGGTGAGTACATCCCGCGTCCGATCAAGTCCTCGTTCCGCGAGGGCCTGACCGTGCTGGAGTACTTCATCAACACCCACGGTGCCCGTAAGGGTCTGGCCGACACCGCTCTGCGTACCGCCGACTCGGGTTACCTGACCCGTCGTCTGGTGGACGTGAGCCAGGACGTCATCGTGCGCGAGACCGACTGTGAGACCGAGCGCGGTATCAACGTCACCCTCGCGGAGAAGCAGGATGACGGCACCCTGGTGCGCGATCAGCACATCGAGACCTCGGCATACGCCCGCACACTGGCCACCGACGCGGTGGACGAGAGCGGCAATGTCGTCGTCGCGCGTGGACATGACCTGGGTGACCCGGCCATCGACGCGCTGCTGGCCGCCGGCATCACCGAGGTGAAGGTCCGCTCCGTGCTGACCTGCACCACGGGCACCGGCGTCTGCGCCATGTGCTATGGCCGCTCGATGGCCACCGGCAAGCTCGTCGACATCGGCGAGGCCGTCGGTATCGTCGCCGCGCAGTCCATCGGTGAGCCCGGTACGCAGCTGACCATGCGTACCTTCCACCAGGGTGGTGTTACCGGTGGCGCCGACATCGTCGGTGGTCTGCCGCGTGTGCAGGAACTGTTCGAGGCCCGCGTGCCGAAGAACAAGGCCCCGATCGCCGATGTCACCGGCCGGGTGCAGCTGGAGGAGACCGACAAGTTCTACAAGATCACCATCGTTCCCGACGATGGTGGCGAGGAAGTCGTCTACGACAAGCTGACCCGTCGCCAGCGCCTGAAGGTGTTCAAGCACGAGGACGGCACCGAGCGTCTGCTCTCCGACGGCGACCACGTCGAGGTCGGGCAGCAGCTCATGGAAGGTGCCGCCGACCCGCACGAGGTGCTGCGTGTCCAGGGTCCCCGCGAGGTGCAGATCCACCTCGTCCGGGAGGTCCAGGAGGTCTACCGGGCCCAGGGCGTGTCCATCCACGACAAGCACATCGAGGTGATCGTCCGGCAGATGCTGCGCCGCGTGACCATCATCGATTCGGGCGCAACGGAGTTCCTGCCCGGCTCGCTCACCGAGCGCGCCGAGTTCGAGACCGCGAACCGTCGGGTTGTCGCCGAGGGCAACGAGCCCGCGGCCGGCCGTCCGGTGCTGATGGGTATCACCAAGGCATCGCTGGCCACCGATTCGTGGCTGTCGGCGGCGTCGTTCCAGGAGACCACCCGCGTGCTGACCGATGCGGCGATCAACTGCCGCAGCGACAAGCTGCAGGGTCTGAAGGAGAACGTGATCATCGGCAAGCTGATCCCGGCCGGTACCGGTATCAACCGTTACCGACACATCCAGGTGCAGCCGACCGAAGAGGCCCGCGCTGCCGCGTACACGATCCCGTCCTACGAGGATCAGTACTACAGCCCGGACTTCGGCCAGAACACCGGCGCTGCCGTGCCGCTGGACGATTACGGATACTCGGACTACCGCTAG
- a CDS encoding SDR family NAD(P)-dependent oxidoreductase: MARILITGSVGGLGLAAAQALIADGHDVFGHARSAQRAADLEAAGHRMAGVVVGDLSTRAGVESVAAQANEAGRMDAVIHNAGIYLDPERIATPEGHCRVFATNVLAPYLLTALMHRPERLIYISSDMAAQGVESLADIDWTQRRWDGVQAYCDSKLQVAALALGVARRWPSVYSNAVDPGWVPTRMGGPEASDDLSLGHVTQAWLAGGTGEDVRISGKFLYHQAVVPTAAAVSDAEFQDALLTELETLTGVGLAP, translated from the coding sequence ATGGCGCGCATCCTCATCACCGGGTCGGTCGGCGGTCTCGGCCTCGCAGCGGCGCAGGCCCTCATCGCGGACGGACACGACGTGTTCGGTCACGCGCGCAGTGCACAGCGTGCGGCCGATCTGGAGGCAGCCGGGCACCGGATGGCCGGGGTGGTGGTGGGGGACCTGAGTACCCGGGCAGGGGTGGAATCTGTTGCCGCCCAAGCTAATGAGGCCGGGCGCATGGACGCGGTCATCCACAATGCGGGGATCTATCTGGACCCCGAAAGAATCGCCACTCCGGAGGGGCATTGCAGGGTCTTCGCGACCAATGTCCTTGCCCCCTATCTCCTCACCGCGCTGATGCACCGGCCGGAACGGCTGATCTACATCAGTAGTGACATGGCGGCCCAAGGTGTCGAGTCGCTTGCCGACATCGACTGGACGCAGCGCCGGTGGGATGGCGTGCAGGCCTACTGCGACAGCAAGTTGCAGGTCGCGGCGCTGGCGCTGGGTGTCGCGCGGCGGTGGCCGTCGGTCTACAGCAACGCCGTGGACCCGGGGTGGGTGCCGACGCGCATGGGAGGTCCCGAGGCGTCGGACGACCTGTCCCTCGGGCACGTCACCCAGGCCTGGTTGGCCGGCGGCACCGGCGAGGATGTGCGGATCAGTGGAAAGTTCCTCTACCACCAGGCCGTTGTTCCTACCGCGGCCGCCGTGTCCGACGCCGAGTTTCAGGACGCGCTACTGACTGAACTGGAAACGCTCACCGGTGTGGGGTTGGCGCCCTGA
- a CDS encoding thiolase family protein, whose protein sequence is MESAVIIEAVRSPMGRARPDGALADLHPVQLLSQVLTGLVDRAGIDPGLVDDVIVGCVSQSSEQSGTVGRMAWLAAGYPEHVPSVTVERKCGSGQQAIQFAIQGVMAGQYDLVIAAGVESMSRVPMGSNRQGADIFGPGVNERYAPGLIPQGVAAELIATKWGLTRDDLDAFAVRSHRQAAAAVAAGQFDREIVSVTRPDGVVVERDETIRPGTTAEKIGTLATVFRTDEYEARFEGTQWATTAANSSQLTDGASAVLIASDRMAEKLGLRPRAAVRGMYACGDDPLMMLTAPIPATRKLLERTGLSVDDIDHFEVNEAFASVPLAWLRELGADPDRLNPRGGAIALGHPLGATGCRLFTSMLHALEDTGGRLGLQTVCEAGGMANALILERMDATN, encoded by the coding sequence ATGGAATCCGCCGTGATCATCGAAGCTGTTCGCTCTCCGATGGGGCGCGCCCGGCCCGACGGCGCCCTCGCCGACCTGCACCCGGTGCAGCTTCTCTCGCAGGTGCTCACCGGTCTGGTGGACCGCGCCGGCATCGATCCCGGCCTGGTGGACGACGTCATCGTCGGTTGTGTGAGCCAGTCCTCGGAGCAGTCCGGCACGGTCGGGCGGATGGCCTGGCTGGCCGCCGGGTACCCCGAACATGTCCCTTCGGTGACCGTCGAGCGCAAATGCGGCTCCGGTCAGCAGGCCATCCAGTTCGCCATCCAGGGTGTGATGGCCGGGCAGTACGACCTGGTGATCGCGGCCGGCGTCGAGTCGATGAGCCGGGTGCCGATGGGCTCCAACCGGCAGGGCGCCGACATCTTCGGGCCGGGAGTCAACGAACGCTACGCACCCGGGCTGATCCCGCAGGGCGTCGCCGCCGAACTCATCGCCACCAAGTGGGGTCTGACCCGTGATGACTTGGACGCCTTTGCCGTCCGTTCACACAGGCAGGCCGCGGCGGCCGTGGCGGCCGGGCAGTTCGACCGCGAGATCGTGTCGGTGACGCGCCCCGACGGGGTGGTTGTCGAGCGCGACGAGACCATCCGGCCCGGTACGACCGCGGAGAAGATCGGCACGCTGGCCACCGTGTTCCGCACCGACGAGTATGAGGCGCGCTTCGAGGGGACGCAGTGGGCCACCACGGCGGCCAACTCCTCACAGCTCACCGACGGAGCTTCGGCGGTGCTGATCGCCTCCGACCGGATGGCAGAGAAGCTCGGGCTCCGGCCACGTGCCGCGGTGCGCGGCATGTATGCCTGTGGCGACGACCCGCTGATGATGCTGACCGCGCCCATCCCGGCCACCCGAAAGCTGCTGGAGCGCACCGGATTGAGCGTAGACGACATCGACCACTTCGAGGTCAACGAGGCGTTCGCCTCGGTACCGCTGGCCTGGCTGCGTGAACTCGGCGCCGACCCAGACCGCCTCAATCCGCGGGGCGGGGCGATCGCTCTCGGGCACCCGCTCGGCGCCACCGGCTGCCGGCTGTTCACCAGCATGCTGCATGCCCTCGAGGACACCGGGGGACGGCTCGGGTTGCAGACCGTGTGTGAAGCCGGCGGTATGGCGAACGCCTTGATCCTCGAGCGCATGGACGCCACGAACTAG
- a CDS encoding bifunctional 3,4-dihydroxy-2-butanone-4-phosphate synthase/GTP cyclohydrolase II produces the protein MQDTVRLDEVERAISDIAAGKPVVVVDDASRENEGDIIFAAQSATPELMAFTVRHSSGVICVPMPDEVADLLLLPPMTTVNQDPKSTAFTVSVDAAAGVTTGISAADRAVTARLLADPQTTANQLTRPGHMFPLRAREGGVLVRRGHTEAAVDLVRAAGLHPVGILVEIVNDDGTMKRGLQLRDFADKHGLAMISIEQLVQYRVRNERLIERGAQTKLPTSVGDFTAVGYRSLVDGNDHVALVMGDISTEEPVLVRAHSECLTGDVFGSKRCDCGPQLDESLRRIAELGRGVVIYLRGHEGRGIGLQAKLSAYALQDNGRDTVDANLELGFPADAREYSAAAAIIADLGVQSVWLLTNNPDKIEGLAAGGVEIAGRVPLCVPPNVHNIGYLAEKRDRMGHDLPGLDVRERTYRPTRQLRLARS, from the coding sequence ATGCAGGACACCGTGCGACTCGACGAGGTCGAGCGGGCGATCAGCGACATCGCGGCGGGAAAACCTGTCGTAGTGGTGGACGATGCGTCGCGCGAGAACGAGGGTGACATCATCTTCGCTGCCCAGTCCGCAACCCCGGAGCTGATGGCGTTCACCGTGCGCCATTCCAGTGGTGTGATCTGCGTGCCGATGCCCGACGAGGTCGCCGACTTGTTGCTGCTACCGCCGATGACGACGGTGAACCAGGACCCCAAGAGCACCGCGTTCACCGTGTCGGTGGACGCCGCTGCCGGTGTGACAACCGGTATTTCGGCCGCCGACCGGGCGGTGACGGCGCGACTGCTGGCTGATCCGCAGACCACGGCGAATCAACTCACCAGGCCGGGGCACATGTTCCCGCTGCGGGCCCGCGAGGGTGGCGTGCTGGTGCGCCGCGGTCACACCGAGGCAGCCGTGGACCTGGTGCGGGCGGCCGGTCTGCATCCGGTCGGCATCCTGGTTGAGATCGTCAACGACGACGGCACCATGAAGCGGGGTCTGCAGTTGCGTGACTTCGCCGACAAGCACGGCCTCGCCATGATCTCGATCGAGCAACTGGTGCAGTACCGCGTGCGCAATGAGCGGTTGATCGAGCGCGGTGCGCAGACCAAGCTGCCGACCTCGGTAGGCGACTTCACCGCAGTGGGTTACCGCTCCCTGGTGGACGGCAACGACCATGTGGCTTTGGTGATGGGCGACATCAGCACCGAAGAGCCGGTGCTGGTGCGGGCGCACTCGGAGTGCCTGACCGGAGATGTCTTCGGTTCGAAGCGCTGCGACTGTGGCCCTCAGCTCGACGAGTCCCTGCGCCGTATCGCCGAATTGGGCCGTGGAGTCGTGATCTATCTACGTGGTCACGAGGGCCGGGGAATCGGATTGCAGGCGAAGCTGTCTGCATATGCGTTGCAGGACAACGGCCGCGATACGGTGGATGCGAATCTGGAACTCGGATTCCCTGCTGATGCGCGGGAGTACAGCGCCGCGGCGGCCATCATCGCTGACCTGGGTGTCCAGTCGGTGTGGTTGTTGACCAACAATCCCGACAAGATCGAGGGACTTGCGGCCGGAGGTGTCGAGATCGCGGGGCGGGTCCCGCTCTGCGTCCCACCGAATGTGCACAACATCGGCTATCTGGCCGAGAAACGGGACCGGATGGGCCATGACCTGCCCGGCCTGGATGTGCGCGAACGAACCTACCGGCCGACCCGGCAGTTGCGGCTGGCCAGGTCCTGA
- a CDS encoding pyridoxamine 5'-phosphate oxidase: MATMTEVERMVFLAEARMAFIAVEWGDRAPLSMPVWYEYEPGGDVLLWAYADSLKSRLVRAARRFSLTSQQVDLPYRYVTVQGPVTTVQPAQREWVEALAVRYLGTERGKAHIADVFEPGSLAIRMRPERWFSGAFLYTGVDESVRSGADGVVASHLWQQSERNSVK, from the coding sequence TTGGCCACGATGACCGAGGTCGAGCGGATGGTGTTTCTGGCCGAGGCTCGGATGGCGTTCATCGCAGTGGAGTGGGGCGACCGCGCTCCGCTGAGCATGCCCGTCTGGTACGAATACGAACCCGGCGGGGATGTGCTGTTGTGGGCGTACGCCGACTCGCTGAAGAGCCGGCTGGTGCGGGCTGCCCGACGGTTCTCCCTGACATCGCAGCAAGTCGATCTGCCGTACCGGTACGTCACGGTGCAGGGCCCGGTCACGACGGTCCAACCGGCCCAACGCGAATGGGTGGAAGCCCTGGCCGTGCGCTATCTCGGCACGGAGCGGGGCAAGGCGCACATCGCGGACGTCTTCGAGCCGGGGTCACTGGCGATCCGGATGCGCCCGGAACGCTGGTTCAGCGGCGCCTTTCTCTATACGGGTGTGGACGAGTCAGTTAGAAGCGGAGCCGACGGTGTCGTCGCCTCACATCTTTGGCAGCAGAGTGAAAGGAACTCTGTGAAATGA
- a CDS encoding enoyl-CoA hydratase family protein: MNTLVPYTVEGAVARFTLDSPGNRNALSTTLIDELHRGLDDVLGNPGLRAVVLGHSGGTFCAGVDLAQVSSGRSEADGDGHMDGFVKMLRRILELPVPVIAAIDGHVRAGGLGLTAACDIAVAGPASTFALTEVRIGVGPAIISMTLLPKMKPRAADRYFLTGEKFGAQEAADMGLVTIASDDVESTVSELTAAIALGSPQGLRASKALTTEPILEIFDRKADRLARGAARLFVSEEAQEGIAAFRERRQPNWIQ, from the coding sequence ATGAACACGCTGGTCCCATATACGGTCGAGGGCGCGGTGGCACGGTTCACCCTGGACTCGCCGGGTAATCGCAATGCGCTGTCGACCACCCTGATCGACGAACTGCACCGCGGTCTGGACGACGTGCTGGGAAATCCCGGACTGCGTGCGGTGGTGCTCGGCCACAGCGGTGGAACCTTCTGCGCAGGAGTCGATCTCGCCCAGGTGTCGAGCGGTCGCTCGGAGGCTGACGGTGATGGTCACATGGACGGCTTCGTGAAGATGCTGCGGCGGATCCTGGAACTTCCGGTTCCGGTCATCGCGGCCATCGATGGTCACGTCCGGGCCGGCGGGCTCGGTCTGACAGCTGCCTGTGATATCGCGGTGGCCGGACCCGCGAGCACCTTCGCGTTGACCGAGGTCCGCATCGGCGTCGGGCCGGCGATCATTTCCATGACGCTGCTCCCGAAGATGAAACCACGCGCAGCGGACCGCTACTTCCTCACCGGTGAGAAGTTCGGCGCCCAAGAGGCCGCGGATATGGGTTTGGTGACCATTGCCAGCGACGACGTCGAGTCGACGGTATCGGAGTTGACCGCGGCCATTGCGTTGGGCTCTCCGCAGGGCCTGCGGGCGTCGAAGGCATTGACCACCGAGCCGATCTTGGAGATATTCGACCGGAAGGCGGACCGCTTGGCCCGTGGCGCGGCTCGGCTGTTCGTCTCCGAGGAGGCACAAGAGGGCATCGCCGCGTTCCGCGAACGACGACAGCCGAACTGGATCCAGTAG
- a CDS encoding carboxymuconolactone decarboxylase family protein, giving the protein MPRIEPVREPNEDQRQALSKTLQAPDGTPVNVFATLAHQPQLMRRVNALGGYFMVHGSIPLRERELVILRVAGTCNSAYEEGQHRWIAGEKAGLSGAEIEAALDPGAPHSWSAEDLRLLMFVDELLATGAVSDATWASLQSWGDIARTELLVLIGFYQMLALVIKGIGVELDPSVARLLDPAPGD; this is encoded by the coding sequence ATGCCCCGTATCGAGCCCGTCCGGGAACCCAATGAAGATCAGCGCCAGGCGCTTTCGAAAACCCTGCAGGCCCCGGACGGCACTCCGGTCAACGTCTTCGCCACGCTGGCGCATCAACCGCAGCTGATGCGGCGCGTCAACGCGCTCGGCGGCTACTTCATGGTGCACGGATCAATCCCGCTGCGTGAGCGCGAACTCGTGATCCTGCGCGTGGCCGGGACATGCAACAGTGCCTATGAGGAGGGCCAGCACCGCTGGATCGCCGGCGAGAAGGCGGGCCTGTCCGGGGCCGAGATCGAGGCAGCCTTGGATCCTGGCGCACCGCACAGCTGGTCGGCTGAGGATCTGCGGCTCTTGATGTTTGTCGACGAACTGCTGGCGACGGGCGCGGTGAGCGATGCCACCTGGGCGAGCCTGCAGTCTTGGGGCGACATCGCGCGCACCGAACTTCTGGTCCTGATCGGCTTCTATCAGATGCTGGCGCTCGTCATCAAAGGCATTGGCGTGGAGTTGGACCCGTCGGTGGCCCGATTGTTGGATCCGGCACCCGGGGACTGA
- a CDS encoding MaoC family dehydratase → MKTFHSIDEITAAVGEDLGVTDWVQIDQQRVNAFAEVAGDDQWIHVDVERSRNEGPFGETIAHGFLTLSLTSWLGSQIFSIDTPQARLNYGLNKVRFPNPVRVGSRIRARAVIAEVNDVPAGTQVITRYTIEIDGESKPACVADTISLVLSGK, encoded by the coding sequence ATGAAGACCTTCCATTCGATCGACGAGATCACAGCCGCAGTCGGAGAAGACCTCGGCGTCACCGACTGGGTGCAGATCGATCAGCAGCGGGTGAACGCCTTCGCCGAGGTCGCCGGTGACGACCAGTGGATCCACGTCGACGTCGAGCGCTCCCGCAACGAGGGCCCGTTCGGCGAAACCATCGCGCACGGGTTCCTGACCCTGTCCCTGACGTCCTGGCTCGGTAGCCAGATCTTCAGCATCGACACCCCCCAGGCGCGGCTCAACTACGGGCTCAACAAGGTCCGGTTCCCCAACCCGGTGCGGGTGGGTTCGCGCATCCGCGCCCGCGCCGTGATCGCCGAGGTCAACGACGTTCCGGCGGGCACCCAGGTGATCACCCGGTACACCATCGAGATCGACGGCGAGTCCAAGCCGGCCTGCGTCGCCGACACCATCTCGCTGGTGCTCTCCGGTAAATAG
- a CDS encoding LLM class flavin-dependent oxidoreductase — MHVGLNLNIQNLGNASPDREVMKGELRYAQLAEKVGFDSLWMPEHHFTDYMLTPNVPQLLAWIAGQTETLRLGTAVSVLPWQDPIRTAESFVVLDNLSQGRAMLGLGRGLGRVEFDAFRLQMGESRRRFVEYSEAILHALETGVMEYDGELYKQPRCEIRPEPYASVRGRTFASAVSPESMDIMARLGVGLMVIAQKPWPTVQADLDTYRARYNELRGEEPPKPLINVYVGVGETEAAAQEMRDKYLKGYALSTVKHYEFDNVGFEKIEGYEYYGNLARNIEKHGVDGFANFLADLQVWGTPDQVAEKLMSYVDRIDAGGIAIVPSYGGMSREVADKNFDLITEHVLPVLKAKDVGGDLGVQYGVNAAAV; from the coding sequence ATGCATGTGGGTTTGAACCTGAATATCCAGAATCTGGGGAACGCCAGTCCCGACCGGGAGGTCATGAAGGGCGAACTGCGGTACGCCCAGTTGGCGGAGAAGGTGGGTTTCGACTCGCTGTGGATGCCGGAGCATCACTTCACCGATTACATGTTGACCCCGAATGTGCCGCAGTTGTTGGCCTGGATTGCCGGGCAGACGGAGACGTTGCGGCTGGGCACTGCCGTCAGTGTGTTGCCGTGGCAGGATCCGATCCGTACGGCGGAAAGCTTTGTGGTGCTGGACAACCTGAGTCAGGGTCGGGCGATGCTCGGTCTGGGGCGTGGGTTGGGCCGGGTGGAGTTCGATGCGTTCCGGTTGCAGATGGGTGAGTCGCGGCGTCGGTTCGTGGAGTACTCGGAGGCGATTCTGCATGCCTTGGAGACCGGGGTGATGGAGTACGACGGGGAGTTGTACAAGCAGCCGCGGTGTGAGATTCGTCCGGAGCCGTATGCGTCGGTGCGGGGGCGGACGTTCGCCTCGGCGGTGTCGCCGGAGTCGATGGACATCATGGCCCGGTTGGGTGTGGGTCTGATGGTGATTGCGCAGAAGCCGTGGCCGACGGTGCAGGCGGATCTGGACACCTATCGGGCGCGGTACAACGAGTTGCGTGGTGAGGAGCCGCCCAAGCCGTTGATCAACGTGTACGTCGGCGTGGGTGAGACCGAAGCGGCCGCGCAGGAGATGCGGGACAAGTACCTGAAGGGCTACGCGCTGTCGACGGTGAAGCATTACGAGTTCGACAATGTCGGGTTCGAGAAGATCGAAGGCTACGAGTACTACGGCAACCTGGCCCGCAACATCGAGAAGCACGGTGTCGACGGTTTCGCGAACTTCCTGGCCGATCTGCAGGTGTGGGGTACACCGGATCAGGTCGCCGAGAAGCTGATGTCGTATGTGGACCGCATCGATGCCGGCGGTATCGCGATCGTCCCGTCCTACGGCGGGATGTCGCGTGAGGTGGCGGACAAGAACTTCGACCTGATCACCGAGCACGTGCTGCCGGTGCTGAAGGCCAAGGACGTGGGCGGCGACCTGGGTGTCCAATACGGCGTCAACGCCGCCGCGGTCTGA